CAAGATTAAGAAAATATTAGAGTTAAGCTCATAGTCAAACATATCTTCTAACCCATCTGCAACACCCGTCCTAAACAGCAGTACCTGAACCGGCAATGGGTGAAAAAGTGGGGATTAGCACAACTCCTAAGTGAATGAATATTATCTAACagatcaagcataagcaactgaacatgcaagggtcacacaTATGCTAATGACTTGAACTAGCATATatcaacaacaactgacaatatgaggatcggcggcttgtacgagcatacgacttagctgatcaggctatagTCTACTGATAGTCTGCTTTACTGAATCCACCGCATAACCGTCcggacgcaacacatgcgtctttctatgctatactgaatagACAGTACCAtcttgacccgaccaggctaccacagtcgacctcacacaaaccctaccttgccgcctcggtgggttcccaaccttgccaccTTGGTTGGTGTccaaactaacagtgcgcacagaGGCGAAGTCAGGATTATAAAATGAGGGTGGCTTACTCGATAAAAAGATATTACATTTAtaatttttaaactaacttttaaaTTGACAATGGACTACTTGTAAATTATATGAGTCTGGAACAATTGGCCAATTAATTTACAATTATTTGGACATAATAATACATTTGAGATTTGGTCATTGAAGGCGGCTTTTAATTATTTAGGCATAAAATACACTTGAGATTTGGCTTTATTTTGGCCTTGGGGGAGGCTGAACACCCCTCAGTTCCCCCTTGTCTCGGCCTCtgagtgcgcacataagatcacagataatcagtcatgcaatcgtcctaactagcatgacaatatctaactacacatggcaatCATACTGAACATTGCTATAATAAACTAACATattaataaagagtctgaacaaatagcgtgtcagctacttaatactctatccagaGATAGACCCATTCATCGAATactagcaactagctcagataatctattactaagctgcttccttatccttatcacctgaacataaggcaattcAAGTTAGTACAGTGTtctaatcaaaattagacacacgggcagcataacggctagaaaacaacCAAATTAAACAAGTACAACACTGATCTATATCCGTAAGGTTGCAGATGCATCCGTACGATTACATCATGCATCTGTACGGTTGCGTGCTCACAGCCAGGTTGCTCAAACACTACTGAATCCGTACGGTTGTGTGTACACCCGTACGGTTTCATgttgtatccgtacggttgcaggctgcatccgtacggttgtgttcttcgAGCAACAGCAacagaaactgacgggtttcgagCCAAAATCACTCAATCACGTTTCCAGGCATGTTTTTGATCCAAAATTCACACAAAACAAGTTAGGAAAACGTTTAGGGACTTAAACCCTCTAATTTTAAGAATCAACAACATCAAAATagctaaatttgactcaaaatccaATTTGACAAACCCTAACTTAAAAACCACATAAATCCACCAATTTGAATCTGAAAATCATGGATTGTTACCTTGAAATAACTAGGAAATCAATAGTAAAAAGCCTTACAACATAATTTCAAATCCAAAAAGGATATTAAGACTTTAGGGTTGTTTTAGAGAAGATGAAGTTACGTGTTGGTGAGATGAAGATTCTGGAAAACATAAAAAATGAGCTGGTCCAAGGcttatatttgtgttaaaacacaataccccatcacacacgggtatttaccggttatctgaaatcttttgtacttaatttgacaaccctaacagagtccaaattaaataaccgaacctgttctgtgacccttgtcacaaactcatcttaaccaaataataaaataacattattcatttaattaaaataaaagcataattaactatacaattatgcctaagggcaacaaagtcatcttacatctaagcccAGTCTGaagatgttacaaatccacccccttaagaagatttcgtCCTCAGAATCTGGTTCTGGTCAAACAAGCGAAGGTAATGAGCTTTCATCAGCTCTTCGGTCTTccacgtaaggttcgatcctaagCTATGTTTCCACTCAACAAGCATCATTCGGATCTCCTTTTTTCTTACCTTCATTACCTTTCTATCAAAAATTCTAACaggttcttcaactaacttttgatttaAATCTACCCTCAAATCACTCAATGGAACCAGTTGTGTCTCATCATCGaccttacacttcctaaggtaacacaCGTTGAATATGTTTTGTATTCCTGCCAACTCTGTCGAAATCTCTAACACAATAGTCTGATCATTTACCCTTTGAATAATTTTGAATGCCCCAATGTACCTCGGGGCTAATTTACCTCGTTTAAAAAATCTAATAACTGCTTTCCACagtgaaactttcaagtaaacatgATCTCCTACCTCAAAGTTTACCGGACGTCTATGTTGATCaacatacattttctgtctatcacgTGCCGCTTTCAACTTTTCACGTGCTATCGCTACATTTTCTGCTGTTATCTGTACTAATTCTGGACCTGTAAACTGCTTctctccggcttctaaccaacaagtcagcgTTCTACATTTGcaaccatacaacatctcataaggcggcaTACCAATACTCAAATGATAAGTATTATTGTAAGCGAACTCGATCAaaggtaaatgtgtatcccacgaaccactgtACTCTAACACACATGAtctaagcatatcctctagtgtctgtattgtaCGTCCACTCTGACTGTCGGTCTACGGATGATATGATGTACTCAGATTTACCCTTGTTCGCAAACTTTTCTGTAAACTGTTTCAgaaatttgacacaaatctagaatccctgtcagATATGATAGATATCGGAACCCCATGTCGAGTAactatttctttcaagtacaaatATGCTAGAATGCTCAACGAGACTGTCTCTTTTTTTGCTAAAAAGTGTACACTCTTTGTCAgttgatcaacaattacccaaatcatatcattacCTTTATAAGTTTGAGGTAATtttgttacaaaatccatcgtaatatgatcccacTTTCATTCTGTAAATTTCAAATGTTGTAACGAACCATAGGGCttctggtgttcggctttaacctgaGCACAAATATAACATCTTTCTACCAattgagcaacatctttcttcatcgtTGGCCACTTACATAGGTTTTAAGTCGTTATACATCTTCGTACTACCCAGATGGATAGTCaacctcgatttgtgtgcttcatttaagaccaaattccttaaatttccaagcataggcacccaagtTCGGTTCTTATACATCTTAAGTCCTCGAGAATCATCAGTCAATTGGTCTTTAATTTTGGTCATCAATTCAGTCTTTAAATTCTCCtccaataaagcttgggcttgAACTTGTTTTATTTGTTCAACAAGGTCTGAAACTATTTCGATTCTCATAAATTTTACGGTTTCTACGGTTTTCTTATGACTTAAATCATCAGCAACAACGTTTTCTTTACCCTGGTGATATTTtaattcacaatcgtaatcttttataAGTTTTATCCACTGTCTTTGTCTCATATTtagttctttctgcgtgaaaatatactgaaggctcttatgatctgtacatattacacactttgtaccgtataagtagtgtctccatagctTCAACTCAAATACCACCACATCcgtttctaaatcatgaaccggatagttacgttcatgtttctttaactgacgagaagcgtacgcgatcaatttatctctctgcatcagcaCACACCCTAAACCGGCAATGGACGCATCACAGTAAACCACAAAGTCATATGAACCCTCTGGTAacactaacactggagcctgacataacaactgtttcaaATTTTGAAAGGCCTGTTCTTGTTGACCACTCCATCGAAAAGTTACGTGTTTTCTGGTCAATTTGGTCAACGGGCCCGCTATTTTAGAATAATCTTTTATAAATCGGTGATAATAACCCGCAAGTCCCAAGAAACTCTTTACTTCTGTCGGCCTCTTCGacgaattccaacccattaccgcttctatttttgaCGGATCTACTTTAATACGTGTCTCACTATgataacatgacccaaaaactgcacttctcgAAGCCAAATatcacacttcgagaacttagcgtataattaatatttttttaatagctCTAAAACCATTCGAAGATGTGCCGCATGTTCGGCCTCTGTCTTATAATACactaatatatcatcaataaagacaataacaaatcgGTCCAAATACGGCTTACAAACcttgttcatcagatccatgaagacttccagagcattcgtcaacccaaatggcatgaccaagaactcgtaatgcctATATCTTATTCTAAACGTTGTCTTTGGTATATCTAATTCTGTAACCTGAACTTGATGATACCcagatctaagatctattttcaaaaaatacgacgcaccctgaagctgatcgaacagatcatcgattctaggcaacgaatacttattcttaaccgttctcttattcaattctcgataatatatacacattctcagagtaccgTCCTTCTTCTTTAGAAACAACACAGGCGCACCCCACGACGAAGAACTCGGTATTATAAACCTCTATCTAGTAGCtctgtatctgagacatcatctcccTAACTTCTGAAGGAGCTAACCTATAAGGAGTCTTAGCTACTGGAGTTGCTCCTGGAAATAACTCAATCTTATAATCTACTTCTCTTACCAGCGGCAACCCCGGTAACTCATCAGGAAATACCTCACGAAATTCCGAAATCGCCAGAATGTCGGTAACTAACCTCTTTTCTTTCCTTGCATCGATAACATAGGCCATAAAGGATTCACACCCCTTAGTAagtgacttcttcgccttcatcatTGAAATCAATGGAAAACTAAACCCACCCCGCTCCCCTCAGGCAATGAATCGGCTTCCATCAGACAAATGAAAGGTCataatcttcttatcacacttaatgtgggccttatgtaggctcatccagttcatccctagcACTACGTAAAAACTAAGGATAGGCAGCACTAAAAAGGACATAGCAAACGGTcaaccatcaatttctatacttaGAACGTATTTTCTCTAGAAAGGAAATAGGTGGTCATATATATTGTCCGTGCATAAATTGCGGTAATCTCAAAGGGGTTGATCGGGTTGAGGCTAAATCACATCTGCTATGTGACAGTTTTTTCGAAGGCTATAAAATTCCAACTGTGCTTCTCGAACCAGATGATACACTAATGTGGGATGCTGAAGATGATATGGAAGGATTGGCCGAATGCATCTTCCATAtctttgaagatgaagatgaagatgatgttgaTATCCCAGAAACTGAAAAATCAGAGTAATGTACCAAACATAAATGCTGAAAGGTTTTATAAAGTATTGGGAGATACAAAGAAAGAACTATATCCCGGCTGTAAGTTCTCTGTTCTTTCATTCATTGTTAGGCTCTTCCATTCGAAGTGTGTTGGAAAATGTAATGAAAAAGGATTCAGCATGATTCTTGACACAATGAGGGAAGCCTTCCCTCATGCTTCCATACCGAAGTCATTGTATGAAGTCAGGAAGTTAATAAGAGAGTTGGGTCTTGGTTATGAGAAAATTGATGTTTGTCCAAATGATTGTATGTTATACTGGAAACAAAACAAGGACAAAATTATATGTGACGTATGTCAGACCTCAAGATATAAACAAAGTAACAATAATGATTCTGAAGAAGGTTCAACCACACAAGCTGATAATGATGGTGATTATAAAGCTAAGAAGGTTGGAGCAAAAGTGTTGCGTTATTTTCAACTCATACCATGGTTACAAAGATTTTTTATGTCCCCTAAAATGTCCGAGTCCGTGAGATGGCATCAAGAGAGTCGTACAAAAGATGGTCTATTAAGACATCCTGCAGATTCACCAGCCTGGAAACATTCGATCATCAGAATCGTGAATTTGCTAAAGAACCTCTTAATGTGAGGCTTGGTTTGGCGAGTGATGGGTTTAATCCTTTGGAAACATGAGTGTTTCACATAGTACCTGGCCTGTTGTTTTGATACCGTATAATCTACTACCATGGTTGTTCATGAAAAAACCTTTTTTGTTCCTAACTTTACTTATACCTGGTCTATCTGCACCAGGTAATAATATAGACGTCTATATGCAACCTCTAATTGATGAGTTGAAGGAGTTGTGGGATACTGGAGTTAATACTTATGATGCATCCACACAGAGTAACTTCCCACTGCATACATGTTTGCTATGGAATATAAGTGACTTTCCTGCTTATGCGAATTTATCGGGTTGGAGCACTAAAGGTAAATTAGCTTGTCCTTCTTGCCATAAGGAAACCAAATCACTACAGTTATCAAACTCCCACAAAGATATCTTCATGGCACATCGTCGCTGGTTGGAAATGTTGCATGCTTTCCGTTTTTTAAAAGATGCTTTTGATGGCACGGAAGAACATGAAGGGCCACCGCGTTGTTTAACAGGGGAACAAGTGCTTTCGGACCTGAAAGGTTTTAATATAAAATTTggaaaacttgtgaaggataacccaTTTTTACCATTTATCTAGAAGAAGAGAAGTATTTTTTTGAGTTACCATACTGGAAAAATAACTTAATACGTCATAATATAGTCGTAATGCATACTGAAAAGAATGTATGTGACAGTGTCATTGGAACGTTAATAAATATAGATGGAAAGACCAAGGATCATTTAAAATCACGTCGTGATTTGAAAGAAATGGGTATTAGACCTAAACTTCATCCAGAACCTTTACCAAATGGCAAAGTGTATTTGCCTCCTGCATGTTTCGTATTGGATAAAAAGGAGAAAGAAAAATTTTGTAAGGTGCTAAAAAGGGTGAAAGTGCTAGATTGTTATGCTGCTAATATTTCTAGGTGCATTCAGGTACAACCTCCAAATATTTTAGGCCTAAAAAGTCACGATAATCATATTTTGATGCAGCAGTTGCTTCCCGTGGCCATACGAAATATTTTACCTCGCGATGTGTGTTCTGTTATCATGAAGTTATGTCAGTACTACAGACAATTATGCTCAAAAGTTCTTAAGACTACTGACTTAATTCGGATGGAAAAAGATATTGTAAAaatactttgtgatttagaaaggaTTTTTTCACCGTCATTTTTTGACGTCATGATTCATCTATCGGTTCAATTAGCTTCAGAGGCTAGATTAGGGGGACCTGTTTATTACCGTTGGATGTATCCAATCGAGAGGTGACCATTTATGATGTAATAAATTATCCTGTACTTGTTTAAATATATATGACTGTTTTGAATCTGATATACACTTTTTTGACCACTGATCAGGTATTTAGGTACATTAAAATCATATGTGCGAAACAGGAGTAAACCCGAGGGTTCAATTGCCCAAGGATATCTAGCTGAAGAGTGTGTTTCATTTTGTTCTTTGTATTTAACCAGTGATGTCGAGACTATACATAATAAGACTAGTCAGaatcatgatgatggtggtgatgagacTGTTTTACCAATATTTTGTATGTCTGGTCGACCCATTGGTGCAACAAACGTAGTAAAATTCGGCCACGACACTTTGGCTATTGCACACTCACATGTGTTGTTCAATTgtagtgaaatagatttcttacgaATGtaagttatttaaatttactatgtTATTAGATTATTGTTTTTTATATGACATTGTGTAATTTTGACGATAatgtacatatattaatatattattctatttttattactttgattgcagaGAGCATCTGAATATTCTACGTCAAGAATATCAGACTAAAAGTAAGCGTTACATTAAACGTTTACATAGTCGGGAGTTTCAGGAGTGGCTGACTGATTATGTAAGTAACTTTGCTAGTTTTATTACGATAATGTAGTGATCATGATATATATAACTGAGCGAAACTTATAAACAAATTGCCTCAAATCAGGTTGATGAGGATATGGCTGGGGATAACAGAATCACAAATGATATAACGGCATTGGCAAACGGTCCATATGTGGTTGTAAAAAAATATAAGGGATATATCATAAATGGTTTCCGATTTCACATTAAAGATGTAGAGAAGAATAGGACAACACAAAATAGCGGAGTTATGATTGATGCCGTAACAAGTAGCTTCTCAAGTGCTAGCGATAACAATCCTATTTTGGGAGATGTAACTTACTACGGTGTTTTAAATGATATAATCGAGTTGCAGTATGCTGACAATAAGCAAGTAGTTTTGTTCCATTGTGATTGGATATCAGGTGCTTCCAGGATAAAAGTTGATGAGAACGGGTTTATGACACTCGATTTTCGAGGTATGAAGCAAACTAAAGAGCCTTATATTCTAGCTTCGCAAGCACAACAAGTATTCTATGTTCAAGATCGTGCTCGTAAAGGTTGGAAAGTTGTGATCAAGACAACACCTAGAGATAATTTTGACATGGATGAACAAACGTGTATCGATGATGTAGAAACGGATTTGCAGAGTGACACACCGATGGGTCCTCAAATTGTAGAAAATACGACTATTGAATTGGTTAGAGACGATTTGACTAGGGATATTGTTGATGATGATACTTTATTAGTTGCTACTGCTACAACTGAAAATCAAACTGGAGATGCTTCATGATGCAATGTTAATGATATTTTGGGGGAAGATTTATTGTTTGTCATTTTGTTCTTTTGTTGTATTTATCAAATTTATCCCAACACTATAGTTTTTGAAAATGATGATGGATTCATTGTTTATCATTTTGTTCTTTTGTATGATACATAAATCTTGAATTTCAAAATTTGACCATAACCATGAGAATGGTTAGATAGTGAATATATCCCAAATTTGCACAATATGTGTTGTAACTTGTACTCTACTTTATCGGCTACAGGGAGTTACATGCATCCCTATATGTAGGTAATACTCTAAAGTCATGATTATTCTGGAAGTATGTGTACTTTCTACTCAGTATTTTATGTACACAATCAATATGCATTAAAGTGTTGTACCATACAACACTTTAATGCATATTATTTGTGTACATATCAAAAATAAGTTGTGCACATAAATCATCATCACCCATAAACTGATACTATGATAATAGAAATTACTACGGATTTATATTTACATCAAATTAGTAAAAATATTACAAAATCTAAAATATATATACCATAAAATTCTAACATATCATATGATTTGTGCAAAAATACCCAACTCATACGCCCAAAAACAAGACATGCATTCCGGTATTGGCCATTGAGTTTCTCACCCATCATGAATTGGAGTATAACCATTGTAGCCCTTGATAGGGCAGCGCGTTGCCACATCATCAAAAGGATGGCGGTTGAATCTCCATAACCCCCCCACCAAAcctaaaaccttatttctcaccgaaACTACCACATCCGGCACTAACCATGGTGGGAATGTTCGATCAAGAATTTGGAATCCGATGTCCTTGTCCTTATTTTGTGAGAGGCGAACATGACCAGACCAAAAACATAACATGCCTCCTTAAGTTGCATGTTCGAAGCTTTATTTAATAAACAAAGCCCTTCATATATGTAATTACCATCGAAATAACCCCTCAAACCATAGAGAAAAAGTGCATTAGGGTTTTCTAAAATAAAACATAGAAGGATCATATTGACCAACTTAGGGTGATCAAACCATAATAAATGCCATAACGTATCAagagaaatccttttataaaccaaaggaTGCTCCGTGTGCTTTAAAAAATCTTTGCAAACCCTCTTGCATCTGAATAACTGGTCGGGTGAATCTTGACCAACTCTAGATAAGATCTCCACAAGCATATCTTGTGAAAGAGCTTCTAGAATGTTCGGTTGACTAACGTAacatcaattttttatttttttgcgaTATGACTATCCATTTATGTTTTTTGATTGATCAAAGTAAAAAAGATAAAAATTTTCTAGTTTTATGTTTGGTGATAGAGAGATGTTTCTTTAGAAGAAGGATATGAGGGAAAAGTCACCAGAAGTGAGAGAAATATTCAACTTGCTGTCTTTTTTTAAAGCTGATTTTTGGTGCATACAAACGACGTCATAAGTTGCCACGTGTGcactaatgataattttattttcttatttttttaacAAAAGGAAGAACATTTTATTACTCCAGATAACAAATATTTACACATGCCAACGTTTTATTGTATGAGATATGGGatagattttttttttgaaagacaaaaATTTTATTGATATATCACAAACGTTTACACATATAACTATATGAACTAGTAACATGAATGGACGAACACGAAATATTTACAAAAGTCCATGACAAAATTTTGATATTATAATGGCATTCCGTAATGATGAAAACCTAACATGTGAATAATTTGAAATATTTTAGCATCTCTAAGCGTCACAAAGTTTTTGACACTTCAAAGCATTTTTGTGTTACAACTTACAAGTGTCAAAAATAAAATCATCAACtagataaataataattttatttgttTGGAAAAATACTCGTGTGATGTAAGACTCAATGTTTTGgcggagttttttttttattttatatttgaaatattttaGTGTACAGTATGTCATTTTTGCTCAAAAGAAATCTAAAAAACACTTtcattatatttctaattaattgTTCTAATAAAAAAAGAAAACTCACAAGAAAGCTCTCAACAACCACCAAATCCTCCATGACGAAATCAGGTTTTTGTTTCTTCTTGATCAGTATTTACCTTTCTTTAAACTTATCAATACACTTTATAAGGGTTTATTGATATCAAAACCTGATTGATTTTTCTTAGGGTTTACTCCATTGTTTTTAATACACTTTAAAATGAACCAATTAATGGATCTGCACGAATTTATGTTCTTTATTTGCACATTAGGGTTTATATGCATCTGTTTGTTTGCAGATGTAATAAATTTGCAACTATACACATATATGCAGGTGTAATTAATGCCATGAGGTCTATTATGAATTTAGGGTATATATGCATCTGTTTGTTTGCAGGTGTAATCAATTTACAACTATACACATATATGCAGATGTAATTAATGCCATGAGGTCTACTTTGAATTTAGGGTTTATATGCATCTGTTTGTTTGCAGGTGTAATCAATTTACAACTATACACATATATGCATCTATTTGTTTGCATCTTTTAAGGAAACAATGATCTGTTCGCATACTCCTTCAATTTATCGCAAAAGCCCTTTAGATGAAACTGAAGTGTCTGATGATAGTCCAGATCGATGTTGTAGTCATCAGTGAAAGCGATAAATGTTTGGGTGACTTAGAGGCTCACTAACCATAGACATCAGAGTTCTTTCTCTCAGGCAACAAGCATTTTGAAAGCGATAAATGTTTTTACTCTGCTTGTTCCTGAGAGAAATAACTATGATCTCTATGGTTTGATTATGGAATTTTGACTCAATGCATTGCTAACATGAGGGTCAATGATTAGTATTTGACTAACGTACTGCTGAAAAGGGGAAGTGATTCTCACACACTACTTTTTGATCAAGTATTTGACAAATTCAGTTTTTTTATATCCATATTATTGACAAATAATTATAAATTGTTTAACAAATATAATGCCAATGTGATTTAGAGGCTGCCTAAGGAGTTTAATGATATCCCGGAACTAAAGGCAGATTTCAAATATGAATGTCTCAATCTCAACGAAAAAACTCATATATGGGGTTGAAGCAGACCAAAGGTGTAAGGAAGAAATTGTTCGTTTGTGGAGGTTGGTATAAGTTTGTGAATACAAATGGCTACTATCCGGAACATAGGTGTCTGATTGGGTTCGTCCGTAACGATCTGAGGTTTTTCATGATCCAAGATGGAACTCACCCGGTTGAATGATTTATTTAGATTTGGTATCTTTTGTATTTTGATggttatgtaattattaaacactTTAGGATAAAACTTATGGTAGCTTTATAATTGTGGAATAGTTTGTCATGTAATTGGACTTTATCATATGGCCATCGATGTATGATGGTAATTTTTGGAACATACAATGCTCTCCCGTGAAAGGTGAATGCATAATGAATACCCATTGAAACACTTGCAAACATTTCTTAGCCACGAAGCGCGtgacctgaaaggacccgtcctaatccatctggacgaacacattacatttggttacatcgcgaggtatttgacctctatatgatacattttacaaacattgcattcgtttttaaaagacaaatttctttacatcgaaagttgacggcatgcataccatttcataatatatccaactataattgacttagtaataatcttgatgaactcaatgactctaatacaacgtcttttggaatatgtcatgaatgactccaagtaatatctctaaagtgagcaaatgcacagcggaagatttctttcatacctgagaataaacatgctttaaagtgtcaaccaaaaggttggtgagttcattagtttaacataatcgattattttcatcattttaatagaccacaagattttcatttccatttctcataaaaatacgtcccatgcatagagacaaaaataatcattcatatggattgaacatctggtaaccgacattaactagatgcatataagaatatcc
The window above is part of the Rutidosis leptorrhynchoides isolate AG116_Rl617_1_P2 chromosome 1, CSIRO_AGI_Rlap_v1, whole genome shotgun sequence genome. Proteins encoded here:
- the LOC139889227 gene encoding uncharacterized protein → MGWNSSKRPTEVKSFLGLAGYYHRFIKDYSKIAGPLTKLTRKHVTFRWSGQQEQAFQNLKQLLCQAPVLVLPEGSYDFVKELNMRQRQWIKLIKDYDCELKYHQGKENVVADDLSHKKTVETVKFMRIEIVSDLVEQIKQVQAQALLEENLKTELMTKIKDQLTDDSRGLKMYKNRTWTDSQSGRTIQTLEDMLRSCVLEYSGSWDTHLPLIEFAYNNTYHLSIGMPPYEMLYGCKCRTLTCWLEAGEKQFTGPELVQITAENVAIAREKLKAARDRQKMYVDQHRRPVNFEVGDHVYLKVSLWKAVIRFFKRGKLAPRYIGAFKIIQRVNDQTIVLEISTELAGIQNIFNVCYLRKCKVDDETQLVPLSDLRVDLNQKLVEEPVRIFDRKVMKVRKKEIRMMLVEWKHSLGSNLTWKTEELMKAHYLRLFDQNQILRTKSS